The genomic DNA TGTGGCGCGCCATCTCGGCGAGGTCGCGCGGCGCGCCGACGGCCTGAAGATAGGCCGGGCTGCAGACCGGGAAGATCTCCTCCGGCGCGACCAGGGCCGAGTCGTAGGACGGCCAGGCGCCGTCGCCCAGGCGGACGCCGAGGGAGATGCCCTCGGCGCGCAGGTCGACGTCCTTGTCCGAGGTCTGCAGGCGCAAGTCGATCTCGGGATGGGCCTCGCGCAGTTGAGCCAGGCGCGGCACCATCCAGTAGCCGGCGAAGGCGGTCGAGGCGGAGAGCGTGACGTGGCGGTCGCCGCGCTGGCGCTTCAGGGTCTCGGCCGAGCGGCGGATGTGGGCAAGGCCGATGGCCAAGTCGTGGAAAAAGCGCTCGCCGTTCTCGGTCAGGGCGATGCCGCGGTGGCGGCGGTGGAACAGGGTCACGCCGAGGGCGGTCTCGAGCTGCCGGATCGAATAGCTGATCGCGGCCTGGGTCACGCCCAGCTCCTCGGCGGCGCGGGTGAAGCTGCCGTGGCGGGCGGCCGCCTCGAAGGCGAAGAGGCCGCTGGGCGAGGGGATCAGGCGGCGTAGGCTATCCATAAGCTGAGCTTATTCAAAGGCTCAGGATTTTCCAAGTTCACCCGCCTTCGGCCCTGAGCTAGCCTGATGAAAAGGACCGCTTTGGCAACCTCTGCCGGAGGGAGGCAGCATGGCCGCATCAGCCGCCCGACGCCGTCGCGAGGTGACGGAGAACCCATCCCCGGCGCGGCGCGCGGGCCGACGTGCCCGGCGCGAGCGCGCCCCGGTCACCGGGCCGGCCTACATCACCCGGCGGATCCCGACCTACGAGCTGGTGAGCGAGGAGGGCCTGGCCCTGATCGAGGCGCAGGCCGAGCGCATCCTGAAGGAGATCGGCATCGAGTTCCGCGGCGACGAAGAGGCGCTGCGGTTGTTCAAGGCGGCCGGCGCCGAGGTCTCCGGCCCGCGAGTCCGCTTCGAGCCCGGCCAGGTCCGGGCGCTCTGCAGCACGGCGCCGCGCCAGTTCACCCAGGTGGCGCGCAACCCGGCGCGCTCTGTCGTGATCGGCGGCGACCACACGGTCTTCTCGCCGGCCTACGGCGCGCCCTTCGTGCGCGACCTGGAGGGCGGGCGCCGCTACGGCGCGATCCAGGACTTCGCCAACTTCGTCAAGCTCGCCTACCTCTCGCCCTGGCTGCACCATTCCGGCGGCACCATCTGCGAGCCGGTCGACATCCCGGTGAACAAGCGCCATCTCGACATGGTCTACGCGCACCTGCGCTGGTCGGACAAAGCTTTCATGGGCTCGGTCACGGCGCCCGAGCGGGCCGCGGACTCGATCGAGATGTGCCGGATCCTCTTCGGCGCCGATGTCGTCGACGAGACCTGCGTCATCCTCGGCAACATCAACGTCAACTCGCCCTTGGTCTACGACGACGTGATGTCGGGGGTGCTGCGGACCTATGCCGCGGCCAACCAGGCCACCATCGTGGTGCCCTTCATCCTGGGCGGCGCCATGGGGCCGGTGACCCCGGCGGGGACCATCGCCCAGGCCCATGCCGAGGCCCTGGTCGGGGTCGCCCTGACCCAGCTGGTGCGGCCCGGGGCGCCGGCGATCTACGGCAACTTCCTCTCCTCCATGTCGCTGCGCAGCGGCGCGCCGACCTTCGGGACGCCGGAGCCGGCGCTGGCCTACATCGCGGTCGGCCAGCTCGCCCGCCGGGCCGGCCTGCCGGTCCGGGTCGGCGGGGCGCTGACGGCTTCCAAGGTGGCGGACGGGCAGGCCCTGCAGGAGAGCGCGGATTCCATGATGCCGGCGATCCTGGCCGGCGCGAACTTCATCCTGCACTCGGCCGGCTGGCTCGAAGGCGGCCTCTCGATGGGCTACGAGAAGTTCGTGCTGGACTGCGACCGCTTGGGGATGCTGCACGTCTTCATGAAGGGCCTGGCTCTGGACGAGAACGCCTTCGCCATGGCGGCCTTCCACGAGACCGGGCCCGGCGCGCACTTCCTCGGCACGGCGCACACCATGGCCAACTACGAGACCGCCTACTACGAGCCGCCGCTCGCCGACTGCAAGTCCTTCGAGCAGTGGCGCGACGAGGGCGAGAAGGACTCTCTGCAGCGGGCCAGCGAACGCTGGCGCGAGCTTCTGGCCGGCTATGAGGCGCCGGCCCTCGATCCCGGCATCGACGAGGCGCTCAAGGCCTTCATCGCCCGGCGCAAGGGCAGCCTGCCCGACATGTGGCACTGACGGCCAAACCATGCGGATCCTCGACGCCGACGCGGTCCTCGCGCTCTCGCCCTTCGGCCCGCTGATCGAGGCCCTGGCCGAGGCGCACCGCCAGGCCCTGCCCGAGATCGGCCGGGTCTTGTTGAGCCCGCCGGCCGAGAGCGGCCACGGCGAAGAGGGGTTCCTGGTGCTGCCGGCCTGGGCGCCGGGGCGGGCCCTGGGCGTCAAGATGGCCAGCATCTTTCCGCAGAACGTCGAGGCGAGCGAAGGCCTGCCGACGGTGCAGGCGGCCTATCAGCTCTTCGACGGGGGCAACGGCAGTCCCCTGGCGGCGATCGACGGCACGATGCTGACCCTGCGCAAGACCGCGGCCGACTCCGGCCTGGGCGCCAAGCTCCTGGCGCGCGCGGACGCGGAGGTGCTGCTGATGGTCGGCGCCGGGGCCCTGGCGCCGCATCTCATCGCCGCCCACCGCACGGCGCGGCCCTCGATCCGCCGGGTGCTGCTGTGGAACCGCAGCGCGCCGCGGCGCGACCTTCTGCTGCGGGAGCTGGAGGCCGAGGGCGTTCCGGTGGAGGTGGCGGAGGATCTGGATACGGCGGTGCCGCAGGCCGACGTGATCTGCGCCGCGACCATGGCGACGGCGCCCCTGGTCCAAGGCGCCTGGTTGAAGCCCGGCGCGCACCTCGACCTGGTCGGCGGCTTCACGCCGGCGATGCGGGAAGCCGACGACGAGGCCGTGCGCCGGAGCCGGGTCTTCGTCGACTACCGCGGCTCCACCGTAGGCGAGGCCGGGGACCTGACCCAGCCAATCGCCGCCGGGGTCATCACCGAGGACGACGTCCTGGGCGATCTCTTCGACCTCTGCTCTGGGCGGCAGTCGGGCCGGGAAAGCGAGGCGGAGATCACCTTCTACAAGAACGGCGGCGGCGGGCACCTCGACCTCTTCACCGCCGAGTTCATCTTCCGGCAGGCCTGAGGGGGAGGGCGATGCCGCAGCCGGACTTCCCGCACCTCTTCTCGCCGCTCCCCCTGCGCCACAAGACCCTGAAGAACCGCCTGGTCTTCGGCGCCCACACGGCCAACATGTCGGCCGAGGGCCTGCCGGGCGAGCGGCACCGCGGCTACTACGAGGAGCGGGCCCGCGGCGGCGCGGCCATGATCGTGGTCGAGCCCATGCCGGTCCATCCGACCGCCGTGCTGACCCGCGGCAACTTCCGCCATTCCGACGATGCCGTCATCCCGGCCTTCCGGCGCATCACCGAGGCCTGCAAGGCCCACGACGCGGTGATGCTGCAGCAGCTCTACCACGTCGGCCAGCACGGCGACTTCGACAACTCCTTCCGGCCCAACTGGTCGCCTTCGGGCCAGCCCTCCTACCACGACTCCGACGGCAGCCACGCCATGACCGAGGCCGAGATCGAGGAGGTTCTCGAGGCCTTCGTCCGGGCGGCCTGGCGCTGCAAGGAAGCCGGTTTCGACGGGATCGAGCTCTTCGCCGCCTACCACGCCCTGATCGACCAGTTCTGGACGCCCTGGTCGAACCGGCGCGAGGATCGCTGGGGCGGGTCCTTCGAGAACCGCATGCGCTTCTCGACCGAGCTGACCACGCGGATCCGCAAGGTCGCCGGCGAGGACTTCGTCATCGGCATGGCCGTCTCCCTGCATCCCGTCGTGGAGGTCTCGCTCTCGGTCGAGGCCATGCAGGAGATCGCGGCCTATCACGACCGGCGCGGCCTGATCGACTACATCACCTGCGGCACGGGCAGCTACTTCGACTTCTATCCTTTGATGCCGACGGCGATCTATCCGGACAAGTTGGGCGCGCCCTACGCCGAGGCCCTGAAGCAGGCGGTGACGCATGCACGCGTGCAATGCGAGAGCCACATCCGCACCCCTGAGGCCGCCAACACCGTGATCGGCGCCGGCCAGGCCGACATGGTCAGCATCGTGCGCGGCCAGATCGCCGACCCGCAACTGGGTGTAAAGGCCTTGGAGGGCCGGGCCGAGGACATCCGGCCCTGCCTGTCCTGCAACCAGATGTGCTGGGGCCGGCGCCACCGGGACTACTGGATCTCCTGCCTGGTCAATCCCTCGGCGGGGCGGGAGTTCGAATGGCAGGGCGACCGCTTCACGCCGGCCGAGAGGCCGCGGCGGATCCTGGTGGTCGGCGGCGGCCCGGCGGGCCTCGAGGCGGCGCGGGTCGCCGCCTCCCGTGGCCACCGGGTGACCCTGGCCGAGGCGGCGCCGCAGCTCGGCGGCCGCTTCCGCCTGGCCGGGGAGCAGCCGCGGCGGGCGCAGATCCTCGATCTGATCCATTGGTACGAGACCCAGCTCGCCAAGCTGCAGGTCGAGGTCCGGCTCAACACCCCGGTCGAGCCCGAGGAAGTGGAGGCGGCCGAGGCCGAGGCCGTGGTCTTGGCGACCGGCTCCCTGCCGGCGGAGACCGGATTCCAGCGCGGCCTGCCGCAGCTCGAGACCCTGCCCGGGATCGAGAGGGGCGGGGTCTATTCGGTCGAGGACGTCATGGGACTGGCGGCGCGGCCTGGCAAGCGGGTCGTCGTCCTCGACGACATCGGCCATTGGCACGGCGCCGGCACGGCCTGGCAGCTGGCCGAGCAGGGCCACGCGGTCACCATCGTCACCCGCTTCCCCATGGTCGCCTGGGAGCTGATCCGCACGGCCACCGACTGGCCGCTGCGCAAGAGGCTCAAGGAGCTTGGGGTCGAGAGCGTGACCGACGCCGGCATCACCGCCTGGCACGGCGACGCCGCCGAGGTGCTCGACCTGCGCGACGGCACGACCCGGCGGATCGCGGCCGAGACCCTGGTGCTGGCCACCACCAACGTCTCCCAGACCTGGCTGGCCGAGGCCCTGGCCGGGAGCGGCAAGGAGATCCACTCGATCGGCGATTGCGTGGCGCCCCGCCTCGCGGTCATGGCAATCTACGAAGGCCGCGAGCTGGGGATGCGGCTTTAGGTTAGGTATTGGCTCATGACGTTTGGCGCGCTTGTCGAGTCGTTACCCCCCACCCTAACCCTCCCCCACAAGGGGGGAGGGCACGATGAGCTGCGCCAAGGAGTTTCTCCCTCCCCCTTGATGGGGGAGGGATGGGGTGGGGGTGATATCTTTAGGCTGACAAGGTGGGCTTGGTGCCGTGCAAAGGCCATTCAAGCAGGAGGCCGGCATGACCTCTAAGGACCCGCTCCTGCAGCCCTATCAGCTGAAGCACCTGACCCTGCGCAACCGGATCATGTCGACGGCGCACGAGCCGGCCTATTCCGAGGACGGTCTGCCCAAGGACCGCTACCGGCTCTATCACCTGGAGAAGGCCAAGGGCGGCATCGCCCTGACCATGACCGCGGGCTCGGCCCTGGTCGCCGAGGACTCGCCGGCCGCCTTCGGCAACCTGCACGGCTACAGGGACGAGATCGTGCCCTGGCTGAAGCGCCTGGCCGACGACTGCCACGAGGAAGGGGCTGCGGTGATGATCCAGATCACCCACCTGGGCCGGCGCACCAGCTGGAACCATTCCGACTGGCTGCCGGTGCTGGCGCCCTCCTCGGTGCGCGAGCCGGCCCACCGGGCCTTCCCCAAGGAGGCCGAGGACTGGGACCTGGAGCGCATCATCGCGGCCTACGGCGCGACGGCCCAGCGCATGCAGGCCGCGGGCCTGGATGGCATCGAGCTGGAGGCCTACGGCCACTTCATGGACGGCTTCTGGTCGCCGGCCACCAACAAGCGGACGGACGAGTGGGGCGGCAGCCTGGACAACCGCCTGCGCTTTACCTTCAGGGTGCTGGAGGAGATCCGCAGGCAGGTCGGGCCGGAGTTCATCGTCGGCATCCGCATGGTCGCCGACGAGGACTGGGAGAAGGGCCTGAGCCGCGAGGAGGGCGTCGAGATCGCCCGGCGCCTGGTGGCCGGGGGGCAGGTCGACTTCCTCAACATCATCCGCGGCCACATCGAGTCCGACGCGGCGCTGTCCAAGGTCATCCCGGTCCAGGGCATGGCCTCGGCGCCGCACCTGGACTTCGCCGGCGAGGTCCGGGCCGAGACCAGGTTCCCGGTCTTTCACGCCGCGCGCATCAACGACGTCGCCACCGCCCGCCACGCCGTGGCCGAGGGCAAGCTCGACATGGTCGGCATGACCCGCGCCCACATCGCCGAGCCGCACATCGCGCTCAAGGTCATGGAGGGGCGCGAGGCGGAGATCCGGCCCTGCGTCGGCGCGACCTACTGCCTGGACCGGATCTACGAGGGCCACGAGGCGCTCTGCATCCACAACCCGGCGACCGGGCGCGAGGCGACCATGCCCCACGTCATCGCGCGCGGCGAAGGCCCGGCCCGGCGCGTGGTGGTGGTCGGCGCCGGCCCGGCCGGCCTGGAGGCGGCGCGGGTCTCGGCGGAGCGCGGCCACGAGGTGATGCTCTTCGAGGCGGCAGGCGATCCCGGCGGACAGGTCCGCCTGGCGGCCCAGCACCGGCGCCGGCGCGAGCTGATCGGCATCGCCGACTGGCGGGCCGAGCGCTGCGCGGCGGCGGGGGCCGAGCTGCGCTTCAACGTCTACGCCGAGGCCGAGGACGTCCTGGCCGAAGAGCCGGACGTGGTGGTCGTCGCCACCGGCGGGCTGCCCAACGCCGAAGTCCTCGATGAGGGCAACGCGCTCGCGGTCACGACCTGGGACATCCTGTCGGGCGACGTCAAGCCGGCGGAGGAGGTGCTGCTCTTCGACGACAACGGCGGCCATCCCGGCCTGCAGGCGGCCGAGCGCATTGCCGAGAGCGGCGCCCGCCTGGAGATCGTCACGCCCGAGCGCTTCTTCGCGCCCGAGGTCGGCGGCCTCAACCACGTCGCCTACGCCCAGTGCTTCCAGAAGCACGGCGTGGCCATCACCATCAACCGCCGCCTCCTGGGCCTGCGCCGCGAGGGCAACAAGCTGGCCGCGCGGATCGGCAGCGACTACGGCGACTGGGCCGAGGAGCGCCTGGTCGACCAGGTGGTGTTGGAGCACGGCACCCTGCCGCTCGACGAGCTCTACTTCGCCCTCAAGGAGCTCTCCTCCAACCGCGGCGAGGTCGACTACCGGGCCCTGATCGCCGGCCGTCCGCAGGAGATCGCGACCAATCCCGAGGGCCGCTTCCAGCTCTTCCGCATCGGCGACGCCGTCTCCAGCCGCAACATCCACGCCGCCATCTACGACGCGCTCAGGTTGTGCAAGGATTTGTGA from Kiloniellales bacterium includes the following:
- a CDS encoding LysR substrate-binding domain-containing protein codes for the protein MDSLRRLIPSPSGLFAFEAAARHGSFTRAAEELGVTQAAISYSIRQLETALGVTLFHRRHRGIALTENGERFFHDLAIGLAHIRRSAETLKRQRGDRHVTLSASTAFAGYWMVPRLAQLREAHPEIDLRLQTSDKDVDLRAEGISLGVRLGDGAWPSYDSALVAPEEIFPVCSPAYLQAVGAPRDLAEMARHKLIHLDEPFRPSPSWRDWFAAAGFDHDDRGEGLRLNDYALVLQAALEGQGVALGWQHLTAPLVERGLLLRPLPQSQATGAGFYVVWPKDQTLSPQATTVRDWILAA
- a CDS encoding trimethylamine methyltransferase family protein encodes the protein MAASAARRRREVTENPSPARRAGRRARRERAPVTGPAYITRRIPTYELVSEEGLALIEAQAERILKEIGIEFRGDEEALRLFKAAGAEVSGPRVRFEPGQVRALCSTAPRQFTQVARNPARSVVIGGDHTVFSPAYGAPFVRDLEGGRRYGAIQDFANFVKLAYLSPWLHHSGGTICEPVDIPVNKRHLDMVYAHLRWSDKAFMGSVTAPERAADSIEMCRILFGADVVDETCVILGNINVNSPLVYDDVMSGVLRTYAAANQATIVVPFILGGAMGPVTPAGTIAQAHAEALVGVALTQLVRPGAPAIYGNFLSSMSLRSGAPTFGTPEPALAYIAVGQLARRAGLPVRVGGALTASKVADGQALQESADSMMPAILAGANFILHSAGWLEGGLSMGYEKFVLDCDRLGMLHVFMKGLALDENAFAMAAFHETGPGAHFLGTAHTMANYETAYYEPPLADCKSFEQWRDEGEKDSLQRASERWRELLAGYEAPALDPGIDEALKAFIARRKGSLPDMWH
- a CDS encoding ornithine cyclodeaminase family protein, yielding MRILDADAVLALSPFGPLIEALAEAHRQALPEIGRVLLSPPAESGHGEEGFLVLPAWAPGRALGVKMASIFPQNVEASEGLPTVQAAYQLFDGGNGSPLAAIDGTMLTLRKTAADSGLGAKLLARADAEVLLMVGAGALAPHLIAAHRTARPSIRRVLLWNRSAPRRDLLLRELEAEGVPVEVAEDLDTAVPQADVICAATMATAPLVQGAWLKPGAHLDLVGGFTPAMREADDEAVRRSRVFVDYRGSTVGEAGDLTQPIAAGVITEDDVLGDLFDLCSGRQSGRESEAEITFYKNGGGGHLDLFTAEFIFRQA
- a CDS encoding FAD-dependent oxidoreductase, with protein sequence MPQPDFPHLFSPLPLRHKTLKNRLVFGAHTANMSAEGLPGERHRGYYEERARGGAAMIVVEPMPVHPTAVLTRGNFRHSDDAVIPAFRRITEACKAHDAVMLQQLYHVGQHGDFDNSFRPNWSPSGQPSYHDSDGSHAMTEAEIEEVLEAFVRAAWRCKEAGFDGIELFAAYHALIDQFWTPWSNRREDRWGGSFENRMRFSTELTTRIRKVAGEDFVIGMAVSLHPVVEVSLSVEAMQEIAAYHDRRGLIDYITCGTGSYFDFYPLMPTAIYPDKLGAPYAEALKQAVTHARVQCESHIRTPEAANTVIGAGQADMVSIVRGQIADPQLGVKALEGRAEDIRPCLSCNQMCWGRRHRDYWISCLVNPSAGREFEWQGDRFTPAERPRRILVVGGGPAGLEAARVAASRGHRVTLAEAAPQLGGRFRLAGEQPRRAQILDLIHWYETQLAKLQVEVRLNTPVEPEEVEAAEAEAVVLATGSLPAETGFQRGLPQLETLPGIERGGVYSVEDVMGLAARPGKRVVVLDDIGHWHGAGTAWQLAEQGHAVTIVTRFPMVAWELIRTATDWPLRKRLKELGVESVTDAGITAWHGDAAEVLDLRDGTTRRIAAETLVLATTNVSQTWLAEALAGSGKEIHSIGDCVAPRLAVMAIYEGRELGMRL
- a CDS encoding NADH:flavin oxidoreductase, which gives rise to MTSKDPLLQPYQLKHLTLRNRIMSTAHEPAYSEDGLPKDRYRLYHLEKAKGGIALTMTAGSALVAEDSPAAFGNLHGYRDEIVPWLKRLADDCHEEGAAVMIQITHLGRRTSWNHSDWLPVLAPSSVREPAHRAFPKEAEDWDLERIIAAYGATAQRMQAAGLDGIELEAYGHFMDGFWSPATNKRTDEWGGSLDNRLRFTFRVLEEIRRQVGPEFIVGIRMVADEDWEKGLSREEGVEIARRLVAGGQVDFLNIIRGHIESDAALSKVIPVQGMASAPHLDFAGEVRAETRFPVFHAARINDVATARHAVAEGKLDMVGMTRAHIAEPHIALKVMEGREAEIRPCVGATYCLDRIYEGHEALCIHNPATGREATMPHVIARGEGPARRVVVVGAGPAGLEAARVSAERGHEVMLFEAAGDPGGQVRLAAQHRRRRELIGIADWRAERCAAAGAELRFNVYAEAEDVLAEEPDVVVVATGGLPNAEVLDEGNALAVTTWDILSGDVKPAEEVLLFDDNGGHPGLQAAERIAESGARLEIVTPERFFAPEVGGLNHVAYAQCFQKHGVAITINRRLLGLRREGNKLAARIGSDYGDWAEERLVDQVVLEHGTLPLDELYFALKELSSNRGEVDYRALIAGRPQEIATNPEGRFQLFRIGDAVSSRNIHAAIYDALRLCKDL